In the Clostridium beijerinckii genome, one interval contains:
- a CDS encoding HD domain-containing protein: MFPSREVAEKELEIAGQLNQGPWTEHSINVGLAAQMIAEKCSNLNPDKAYVLGLLHDIGRRYGISARRHGIDGYKFMLEKGWDEVGRICLTHSFPIPDFDKEIGQNDMSDEESEFVRKYINDLTYDDYDRLLILCDSLADAQGFCMLEKRFVNTTRRYGTFPFTVERWNATFEMKEYFEKQMNCSIYDILPNIKETTFMEAPLWKPPVK; the protein is encoded by the coding sequence ATGTTTCCAAGTAGAGAAGTGGCTGAAAAAGAATTAGAAATAGCAGGACAATTAAATCAAGGACCATGGACAGAGCATTCTATAAATGTTGGATTAGCAGCGCAAATGATTGCTGAAAAATGTAGTAATCTTAATCCAGACAAAGCTTATGTGTTAGGACTTCTTCATGATATAGGTAGAAGATACGGCATAAGTGCAAGAAGACATGGCATTGACGGATATAAATTTATGTTGGAAAAGGGTTGGGATGAAGTAGGAAGAATTTGTTTGACACATTCATTTCCGATTCCTGATTTTGATAAAGAAATAGGACAAAATGATATGAGTGATGAAGAAAGTGAATTTGTTAGAAAATATATTAATGATTTAACTTATGATGACTATGATAGATTATTAATTCTTTGTGATTCACTTGCTGACGCTCAAGGATTTTGTATGTTAGAAAAGCGATTTGTTAATACGACAAGACGCTATGGAACATTTCCATTTACAGTAGAACGTTGGAATGCAACATTTGAAATGAAAGAATATTTTGAAAAGCAGATGAATTGCTCCATATATGATATTCTTCCTAATATAAAAGAAACTACATTTATGGAGGCGCCATTATGGAAACCACCAGTAAAATAG
- a CDS encoding MerR family transcriptional regulator, translating to MYTIGQFSKIGRVSTKTLRYYDEINLLKPMYVDRDTQYRYYAYEQVLKLLSISELKEYGLKLEEIKAIMDKEDADLLKKFLQDKIAEINKEVQNSLKLKNSIEQKIKKIELGGNIMEAKKDLKVELKDRKSLIVISRRTITSMSNISSVIGKVFEDIFRMNLKPSGPVMTIYHDKQEFDVENADCEVCVPVNSRVNTEKNENIKELAGGLVASTTFIGPYSRLGEAYAKVVKWIEDNGYKYNGAPFDIYLNGPQSVKSPEEFVTEVCFPISK from the coding sequence GTGTACACAATTGGACAGTTTTCTAAAATTGGGAGAGTTTCAACTAAGACACTTCGTTATTATGATGAGATTAATCTGTTAAAACCTATGTATGTGGACAGAGATACTCAGTACAGATATTATGCATATGAACAGGTTTTAAAACTTCTTTCTATATCTGAATTAAAAGAATATGGATTGAAGTTAGAAGAAATTAAAGCCATTATGGATAAGGAAGATGCTGACTTGCTTAAAAAGTTTTTACAGGACAAAATTGCTGAGATTAATAAGGAAGTTCAAAACAGCTTGAAACTTAAGAATTCTATTGAACAAAAAATTAAGAAGATTGAGTTAGGAGGTAATATTATGGAAGCTAAGAAGGATTTAAAAGTTGAATTGAAGGACAGAAAGTCGTTAATTGTTATCAGCAGGAGAACAATAACAAGTATGAGCAATATAAGTAGTGTTATAGGAAAGGTATTTGAGGACATCTTCAGGATGAATCTTAAGCCATCGGGGCCAGTAATGACAATTTATCATGATAAGCAGGAATTTGATGTGGAAAATGCAGATTGTGAAGTTTGTGTTCCCGTAAATAGCAGGGTGAATACAGAGAAAAATGAAAATATAAAAGAACTTGCAGGAGGCCTGGTTGCATCCACAACTTTTATTGGGCCTTATTCAAGGCTTGGAGAAGCTTATGCTAAAGTTGTAAAATGGATTGAAGATAATGGCTATAAATATAATGGAGCACCCTTCGATATCTATTTGAATGGACCTCAAAGCGTTAAAAGTCCAGAAGAATTTGTTACTGAGGTTTGCTTTCCAATTAGTAAATAG